In Janthinobacterium sp. J1-1, a single genomic region encodes these proteins:
- a CDS encoding beta-ketoacyl-ACP synthase, whose translation MSRRVAVTGMAGISPVGNDWPAIRQRLGEYRNAVVRMAEWADYEGLNTQLGAPAAPFELNDRYHRKAVRSMGRIALMATRASELALQDAGLLDHPLLKGGQMGISFGSSAGTPSAIGDFGRMMEERTTKGINATTYIKMMAHTAPVNIGVFFGVTGRVITTSSACTSGSQGIGYAYEAIAGGKQLAMIAGGAEELCATEAAVFDTLFATSTRNDAGHTTPRPFDASRDGLVIGEGAGCLILEELEHAQARGATIHAELVGFGTNSDGCHVTQPNAATMRQAMLLALTDAGLQPSDIGYVNAHGTGTQQGDIAESQATFEVFGGQVPISSLKSYMGHTLGACGALEAWISIEMMREGWFAPTINLQDVDPQCAALDYIAGEGRAIDCDYVMSNNFAFGGINTSLIFKRYRP comes from the coding sequence ATGAGCCGCCGCGTCGCCGTCACCGGCATGGCCGGCATCAGCCCGGTTGGCAATGACTGGCCGGCCATCCGCCAGCGCCTGGGCGAGTACCGCAACGCCGTGGTGCGCATGGCCGAGTGGGCCGATTACGAGGGGCTGAACACGCAGCTGGGCGCACCGGCCGCGCCGTTCGAACTGAACGACCGTTATCACCGCAAGGCCGTACGCAGCATGGGCCGCATCGCGCTGATGGCCACGCGCGCCAGCGAACTGGCGCTGCAGGACGCCGGCCTGCTCGACCATCCGCTGCTCAAAGGCGGGCAGATGGGCATCTCCTTCGGTTCCTCGGCCGGCACGCCCAGCGCCATCGGCGACTTCGGCCGCATGATGGAGGAGCGCACCACCAAGGGCATCAACGCCACTACCTACATCAAGATGATGGCGCATACGGCGCCCGTCAATATCGGCGTGTTCTTCGGCGTTACCGGGCGCGTGATCACCACGTCGAGCGCCTGCACCTCGGGCAGCCAGGGCATCGGTTATGCCTACGAGGCGATCGCCGGCGGCAAGCAGCTGGCGATGATCGCCGGCGGTGCCGAGGAACTGTGCGCCACCGAGGCGGCCGTGTTCGACACCCTGTTCGCCACCAGCACCCGCAACGACGCCGGCCACACGACGCCGCGCCCGTTCGACGCCAGCCGCGACGGCCTGGTGATCGGCGAAGGCGCCGGCTGCCTGATCCTGGAGGAACTCGAACACGCCCAGGCGCGCGGCGCCACCATCCACGCCGAACTGGTGGGCTTCGGCACCAACAGCGACGGCTGCCACGTGACGCAGCCGAACGCCGCCACCATGCGCCAGGCGATGCTGCTGGCGCTGACCGACGCCGGCCTGCAGCCGTCCGACATCGGCTACGTGAACGCGCACGGCACCGGCACGCAGCAGGGCGACATCGCCGAGTCGCAAGCCACCTTCGAGGTATTCGGCGGCCAGGTGCCGATCAGCTCCCTGAAAAGCTACATGGGCCACACCCTGGGCGCCTGCGGTGCGCTGGAAGCATGGATCAGCATCGAGATGATGCGCGAAGGCTGGTTTGCGCCGACCATCAATCTGCAGGACGTCGACCCGCAATGCGCGGCGCTCGACTATATCGCCGGCGAGGGCCGCGCCATCGACTGCGATTACGTGATGTCGAATAACTTTGCGTTTGGCGGGATTAATACCTCGCTGATTTTCAAGCGTTACCGGCCATGA